A window of the Nibribacter ruber genome harbors these coding sequences:
- a CDS encoding tetratricopeptide repeat protein codes for MKNSPYTLLLFLFLGCGLPAKEPTEKVWLESIDEYWRLSEAEEYSKALTIAKEQVGYAEKEFPESAFLAESHERLGNTYKSIHDYQKAAHYLRKSIFLGKSKGFATLSAYQRLSLVYVEAGKIDSALTTLHKAFSENREATGIDSIYWYEAKVNLAEILIMKREYQQAEKLLEAVHVYSTSKGDSSLMMTAATVKVRLDIYNAHYDSALKACEILKGYYKRNNEMERYGSTVNNIGAIYFAKKNYGKAIEYFQKAADQKLTRFKDSAYVATELINISVAYEKNHDTLKSQYYYRLHKRVSK; via the coding sequence ATGAAAAATTCACCTTATACACTCTTGCTTTTTCTATTTCTAGGGTGTGGTCTTCCCGCTAAAGAACCGACAGAAAAAGTATGGTTAGAGAGCATAGATGAGTACTGGAGGCTATCTGAGGCAGAAGAGTACAGCAAAGCCTTAACAATAGCAAAAGAACAGGTGGGGTACGCTGAAAAGGAATTCCCAGAAAGTGCCTTTTTGGCTGAGTCACATGAAAGGCTAGGGAATACATATAAGAGTATCCACGATTACCAAAAGGCAGCTCATTATTTAAGGAAGTCCATTTTCTTGGGAAAGAGTAAGGGATTTGCTACGTTAAGTGCTTACCAGAGGCTATCTCTTGTCTATGTGGAAGCTGGAAAGATTGACTCAGCCCTGACTACATTGCATAAGGCATTCTCGGAAAATAGAGAAGCCACTGGTATTGATAGCATATACTGGTATGAGGCAAAAGTAAACTTGGCTGAGATACTTATCATGAAACGGGAGTACCAACAAGCAGAAAAGCTATTAGAGGCAGTCCATGTCTACAGCACTTCCAAAGGTGACTCATCTCTAATGATGACGGCAGCAACTGTAAAAGTGAGGCTTGATATTTACAATGCCCATTACGATTCGGCCTTGAAAGCTTGCGAGATTCTAAAAGGGTATTATAAAAGAAACAATGAGATGGAGAGGTATGGTTCGACGGTTAACAATATAGGAGCCATCTATTTTGCCAAAAAGAACTATGGAAAAGCGATTGAGTATTTCCAAAAGGCGGCCGACCAAAAACTAACACGTTTCAAAGATTCTGCATACGTAGCGACTGAACTGATAAATATTTCAGTGGCCTATGAGAAGAATCATGATACGTTAAAGTCTCAATACTACTATAGATTGCATAAAAGAGTATCAAAATAA
- a CDS encoding nucleotidyltransferase family protein gives MNVVEQNIANISALCQIHKVDRLFVFGSILSDKFRAESDIDFLVKFGDVDPYYYFDNYMELKEALEKLLQRPIDLVEEQTVKNPILQKSIDSTKKLIYGRENRKVAA, from the coding sequence ATGAATGTAGTGGAACAAAATATCGCGAACATCTCAGCACTTTGCCAAATACATAAGGTGGACAGGTTATTTGTGTTTGGCTCCATTCTATCAGATAAATTCCGCGCCGAAAGTGACATAGACTTCTTAGTTAAGTTTGGGGACGTTGACCCTTACTATTATTTCGACAACTACATGGAATTGAAGGAGGCGTTGGAAAAGCTGTTGCAACGGCCTATTGACTTAGTCGAAGAACAGACCGTTAAGAATCCTATTCTGCAAAAGTCAATTGATAGCACCAAAAAACTAATCTATGGACGAGAGAATAGAAAAGTGGCTGCTTGA
- a CDS encoding HepT-like ribonuclease domain-containing protein, whose amino-acid sequence MDERIEKWLLDILQAIEETEQYFTIYPKTFHSFQSNILLKRATERNLEIIGEAMNRILLREPNFPIENARRIVGLRNHIIHAYDNISDENIWAIVINHLPKLKAEIDKLLNRL is encoded by the coding sequence ATGGACGAGAGAATAGAAAAGTGGCTGCTTGACATACTACAGGCTATAGAAGAGACCGAACAATATTTCACTATCTATCCTAAAACCTTTCATTCCTTTCAATCCAACATCCTCCTTAAGCGGGCAACAGAAAGAAATCTGGAAATCATTGGTGAAGCCATGAACCGAATCCTGTTAAGAGAGCCTAATTTTCCGATTGAAAACGCGAGAAGAATAGTAGGTCTGCGAAATCACATAATTCATGCGTACGATAATATCTCAGATGAGAACATTTGGGCTATTGTTATCAATCATTTACCAAAGCTAAAAGCAGAGATAGACAAATTGCTGAACAGGCTCTAG
- a CDS encoding MepB family protein: MIETETLNSELANAIKEVYEACSLQITDLVVEPESQEYKACRFRVNGAVVLGREAKVTPKKVGQFVTFWKRNEKGIIAPFFETDPFDYYTVNVRTENRFGQFVFPKAALIKKGIVSTEQKEGKRAFRVYPPWDVVHSKQAEQSQKWQLAFFLDLHSAPDVTRAKELYTNHL; the protein is encoded by the coding sequence GTGATTGAAACAGAAACCCTGAATAGCGAATTAGCAAATGCTATAAAAGAAGTATATGAGGCGTGTTCCCTTCAAATCACAGACCTTGTAGTGGAGCCAGAAAGCCAGGAATATAAAGCTTGTCGGTTTAGGGTGAATGGAGCGGTGGTGCTGGGCAGAGAGGCGAAGGTAACGCCCAAGAAGGTGGGGCAGTTTGTGACCTTTTGGAAAAGGAATGAGAAAGGCATCATTGCGCCCTTCTTCGAGACTGACCCGTTTGACTACTACACGGTGAATGTCAGGACGGAGAATCGCTTCGGGCAGTTTGTGTTTCCCAAAGCAGCTCTTATCAAAAAAGGCATCGTCTCTACAGAGCAAAAAGAAGGGAAGAGGGCGTTTAGGGTGTATCCGCCGTGGGATGTGGTACACAGCAAACAAGCAGAGCAATCACAGAAATGGCAGTTGGCGTTTTTTCTAGATTTGCACTCTGCGCCAGATGTAACCCGCGCGAAGGAGTTGTACACCAACCATCTGTAA
- a CDS encoding FEKKY domain-containing protein, which translates to MKNCILTVLFLFTLIVAQAKEITAHVIFENRTGKQLTAGKFYIPELEKTLDITSAEGFTVTLPEKGKYSFGFRTDEFEAYTMYPARITENKNIITVRLEEKPAKQDTITISFETEITQLEDAQLESMITKGKVEFIFHSIQQLNLDFGTFQEKYGIGYISKNCIMDPLTLKASTAHNKRLEAFLNQKYGEGWKKDLPLHPFGIE; encoded by the coding sequence ATGAAAAATTGTATCCTCACCGTCCTTTTTCTCTTCACCCTCATCGTTGCCCAAGCCAAGGAAATCACCGCGCACGTCATCTTTGAGAACCGAACCGGGAAACAACTGACGGCGGGAAAGTTTTACATCCCAGAATTAGAAAAAACACTAGACATCACCTCAGCAGAGGGCTTTACGGTGACCTTGCCAGAGAAAGGGAAGTACAGCTTCGGGTTTAGGACAGATGAGTTTGAGGCCTACACTATGTACCCAGCCAGAATCACTGAAAACAAAAACATCATCACGGTAAGGCTAGAGGAGAAGCCGGCAAAGCAGGATACCATCACTATCAGCTTTGAGACGGAAATCACCCAGTTGGAAGACGCGCAATTGGAAAGCATGATCACCAAAGGGAAAGTAGAGTTTATCTTCCATAGCATTCAGCAACTCAACCTAGACTTTGGCACGTTCCAAGAGAAATACGGCATTGGGTATATCTCTAAGAACTGCATTATGGACCCGCTCACCCTCAAGGCCAGCACTGCGCATAACAAAAGGCTAGAAGCATTTCTAAACCAGAAGTACGGCGAAGGCTGGAAGAAAGACCTGCCGCTGCATCCCTTCGGGATAGAGTAG
- a CDS encoding SRPBCC family protein — MKISLQTRVAQPYIAVLNQFNLELFQAFAPAFPKMNVLRFDGSHPGDKVEIELSVGPLKRRWTSLITERHLTEQEAWFTDEGQILPAPLTFWRHQHLITHHGSYSIIHDLIEFRTSNKVLDYLVYPALYAQFALRGPVYQRIFGKA, encoded by the coding sequence TTGAAAATTTCCCTTCAAACCCGCGTAGCCCAGCCGTATATAGCCGTCCTGAACCAGTTTAACCTGGAACTGTTCCAAGCGTTTGCTCCGGCCTTTCCTAAAATGAACGTCCTCAGGTTTGACGGCAGCCACCCCGGCGACAAGGTAGAAATTGAGCTGAGCGTAGGGCCACTGAAAAGACGCTGGACCAGCCTCATCACCGAGCGGCACCTAACCGAACAGGAGGCGTGGTTCACAGATGAAGGCCAGATTCTCCCCGCCCCGCTCACCTTCTGGCGACACCAGCACCTCATCACTCACCACGGCAGCTACAGCATCATCCATGACTTGATCGAGTTCAGGACTAGCAATAAGGTGTTAGACTATCTGGTGTACCCGGCATTATATGCCCAGTTCGCCCTGCGAGGCCCCGTCTATCAACGGATTTTCGGGAAGGCGTAG
- the crtD gene encoding 1-hydroxycarotenoid 3,4-desaturase CrtD, whose protein sequence is MAKAAVIGSGIGGIAAAIRLAVKGYDVTVLETNASFGGKMTQFTLPGGYRFDAGPSLFTLPHLVDELFTLAGRSPQDYFKYQRLPVVTQYFWPDGTRLTAHANASDFAREVEDKLQVPKEKVEAHLQKVARLYHATEATFLQKSLHKVNTYLSPDVLKTLPALPELGLMTTMHAANAQAFSDPRLVQLLDRYATYNGSDPYQAPGTLNLIPHLEFNIGAFYPSGGIYAIAQSLVKLAQELGVEFRYQEPVQEILVKGKHTQGVITNQGFYPAQVVVSNMDIVPTYRKLLPTQPAPETTLKQPRSSSALIFYWGIASSFPQLDLHNIFFSESYQQEFEHIFQKKTVSPDPTVYVNITSKYSPEDAPSGHENWFVMVNVPHNEGQDWNALLTQTRTAVLQKVSKVLGVAIEPLITAERVWDPKGVEADTSSFAGALYGSSSNNKMAAFLRHPNFSSRLKGLYFVGGSVHPGGGIPLCLLSAKIVGDLVPAPSTSVLP, encoded by the coding sequence ATGGCGAAAGCAGCAGTCATAGGTTCTGGGATTGGGGGAATTGCCGCGGCCATACGGTTGGCGGTGAAAGGCTATGACGTGACTGTGCTGGAGACCAACGCCAGCTTCGGGGGCAAGATGACCCAGTTTACGTTGCCCGGCGGGTATCGCTTTGATGCGGGCCCGTCTTTGTTCACGCTGCCTCATCTAGTAGACGAACTGTTTACGTTGGCTGGCCGGAGCCCGCAAGACTATTTCAAGTACCAGCGGCTGCCCGTAGTCACGCAATATTTTTGGCCAGACGGCACCAGGTTAACCGCTCATGCCAACGCCAGTGACTTCGCGCGCGAGGTTGAGGACAAGCTACAGGTACCCAAAGAGAAAGTAGAAGCGCATTTACAGAAAGTAGCCAGGTTGTACCATGCCACGGAGGCCACCTTTCTGCAGAAGTCCCTGCACAAAGTAAACACGTATCTGAGCCCAGACGTGTTGAAAACGTTGCCGGCCCTTCCTGAATTAGGCCTGATGACCACCATGCATGCTGCCAACGCCCAAGCTTTCTCAGACCCGAGGTTGGTGCAGTTGCTAGACAGGTATGCTACCTACAATGGCTCAGACCCCTACCAGGCACCGGGCACCTTAAACCTGATTCCGCATTTAGAATTCAACATTGGCGCGTTTTACCCTTCGGGAGGAATCTATGCCATTGCGCAAAGCCTGGTAAAACTGGCGCAGGAACTGGGAGTAGAGTTCAGGTACCAGGAGCCGGTGCAGGAGATTCTGGTGAAGGGCAAACACACCCAAGGCGTCATAACAAACCAAGGATTCTATCCTGCTCAGGTGGTGGTGAGCAATATGGACATTGTGCCCACGTACAGAAAGCTTTTGCCCACGCAGCCTGCCCCAGAAACCACGCTTAAGCAACCCCGCAGCAGCAGCGCACTCATTTTCTACTGGGGCATTGCCAGCAGCTTCCCCCAACTGGACCTCCACAACATCTTCTTCAGTGAAAGTTATCAACAGGAGTTTGAGCACATCTTCCAGAAGAAAACCGTGAGCCCAGACCCGACGGTGTATGTGAACATCACCTCCAAATATTCCCCTGAAGACGCGCCTTCCGGCCATGAGAACTGGTTTGTCATGGTCAACGTGCCGCACAATGAGGGACAGGACTGGAATGCGTTATTAACCCAGACGCGCACCGCCGTTTTGCAGAAAGTGAGCAAGGTGCTGGGTGTAGCCATAGAGCCATTAATCACTGCAGAACGGGTATGGGACCCCAAAGGCGTTGAGGCAGACACTTCTTCTTTTGCCGGTGCCTTGTACGGAAGCAGTTCCAACAACAAGATGGCCGCCTTTCTGCGCCACCCAAATTTTTCATCCAGACTCAAAGGACTCTACTTTGTGGGGGGCAGCGTTCACCCCGGCGGAGGCATCCCGTTGTGCCTGCTTTCGGCTAAGATTGTGGGTGACCTGGTGCCGGCTCCTTCAACTTCTGTTTTACCATGA
- a CDS encoding carotenoid biosynthesis protein has product MISTLRSSSVPFRERFLAVGIGVLFLFYAVGFWGLGFSDHEPWFIALVPFNLLLTNTILFLFHRDWRPSFLLFAFTAWAAGFLFEWVGVHTGLLFGEYTYGAALGFKLHQIPLLIGLNWLMLVYSSGHLVQRFASHWFLRALLGALIMVGLDILIEPVAVRFDFWSWHQNQIPFSNFIGWFVVALLLQMYFHRARFQKDNPIAPWVFGVQVLFFLGLWWVI; this is encoded by the coding sequence ATGATTTCAACGCTTCGCTCTTCTTCTGTCCCGTTTAGAGAACGGTTCCTTGCTGTTGGCATAGGCGTGTTGTTCCTGTTCTATGCCGTGGGCTTCTGGGGCCTGGGATTCAGTGACCATGAGCCTTGGTTTATTGCCCTGGTGCCGTTTAACCTCCTTCTCACCAACACCATTCTGTTTCTTTTCCACAGAGACTGGCGGCCGTCCTTCCTTCTGTTTGCTTTTACCGCCTGGGCGGCTGGCTTTCTGTTTGAATGGGTAGGCGTGCATACAGGCCTGCTTTTTGGCGAATACACCTATGGGGCAGCCCTTGGATTTAAGCTACACCAAATCCCTTTGTTGATAGGCTTGAACTGGCTTATGCTGGTGTATAGCTCTGGGCACCTGGTGCAACGGTTTGCCTCGCACTGGTTTCTGAGGGCGCTCCTAGGCGCCTTGATCATGGTGGGACTGGACATTCTCATTGAGCCCGTGGCTGTGCGATTTGATTTTTGGTCCTGGCACCAGAACCAGATTCCGTTCTCCAATTTCATAGGCTGGTTTGTAGTGGCCTTGCTGCTGCAGATGTATTTCCATAGAGCCCGTTTTCAAAAGGACAATCCCATTGCGCCCTGGGTTTTTGGAGTGCAGGTGCTGTTTTTCCTGGGGCTGTGGTGGGTTATCTGA
- a CDS encoding glycosyltransferase family protein, giving the protein MKTLKESLPFIIPFCLLAVLLTVWVRHNGFFWDSILLGSTYGQWYYQTNFSTLFVPQEIAGYPPLFGMYLAFGWKLFDKTLVVSHFLMLPFLLGIVWQVYLLAKRYVPTFWIGIALLLVLLDPTLVAQSAQMAPDVVLVFFYLLAINSLLRKGALLYAVCLIALVLLSPRGQIMVAALFLTDLLIHRLHGGGLTKEYLFLFCKRYFPTGIVLLLWLVLHFQHFGWVGFNRGSDWGAYATMVNLTGFFRNIGILIWRLIDFGRILLWITALVLLWQMRRKLPLDVKELILLLLVPFLTLGLILVWFTNPIAHRYWLVVYVFLGLLTARLLLLLKNPQPRWGVTALLALSLVSGHFWVYPQRIAKGWDATLAHLPYYELRKEMLHYLNQRQIPWQQVGSDFPNLASPAATDLTTDTRTLAPKDLSTQTYILYSNVFNGFTDQELASLNSDGWQVIKELRRGQVYMRLYQKK; this is encoded by the coding sequence TTGAAAACTCTCAAGGAAAGCCTTCCCTTTATCATTCCGTTCTGCCTATTGGCCGTTTTGCTCACGGTTTGGGTGCGGCACAACGGCTTCTTCTGGGACAGCATTCTGCTAGGCTCTACCTATGGGCAATGGTATTACCAGACCAACTTTTCCACACTCTTCGTCCCGCAGGAGATAGCGGGCTATCCGCCGCTGTTTGGTATGTATCTGGCCTTTGGCTGGAAGCTCTTCGATAAGACCTTAGTGGTTAGCCACTTTTTAATGCTACCCTTTCTGCTGGGGATTGTATGGCAAGTCTATCTGCTAGCCAAGCGGTATGTTCCTACTTTCTGGATAGGCATAGCCCTTCTTTTAGTCTTACTAGACCCAACGCTGGTGGCTCAAAGCGCGCAAATGGCTCCAGATGTAGTTTTAGTCTTCTTTTATCTACTGGCTATCAATTCTCTACTCCGCAAGGGTGCACTTCTATATGCCGTCTGCTTAATCGCGTTGGTCCTCCTAAGCCCCAGAGGCCAGATAATGGTGGCTGCATTGTTCCTGACAGACCTACTTATCCACAGACTGCACGGCGGTGGTTTAACCAAGGAATATCTCTTCCTGTTCTGTAAAAGGTATTTCCCGACTGGAATAGTTCTTCTGCTATGGTTGGTGCTTCATTTCCAGCATTTCGGGTGGGTGGGCTTTAACCGAGGATCAGACTGGGGAGCTTATGCGACCATGGTAAACTTGACTGGCTTCTTTAGAAACATAGGCATTCTTATTTGGCGGCTCATAGATTTTGGCCGAATCTTGCTGTGGATAACTGCCTTAGTATTGCTCTGGCAGATGAGAAGAAAGCTGCCTTTAGATGTAAAGGAGCTGATTTTGCTTCTCTTGGTGCCTTTTCTCACTCTAGGTTTAATTCTGGTCTGGTTCACCAATCCCATTGCGCATAGGTATTGGCTGGTGGTATATGTTTTCCTGGGGCTACTTACGGCCAGACTGCTTTTGCTCTTAAAGAACCCACAACCACGTTGGGGGGTAACGGCCTTGCTGGCACTGAGTTTGGTCAGCGGACATTTCTGGGTTTATCCACAACGCATTGCCAAGGGTTGGGATGCTACTTTGGCTCATCTGCCTTATTATGAGCTGCGGAAAGAAATGCTCCACTACCTGAATCAGCGGCAGATTCCCTGGCAGCAGGTAGGGTCAGATTTCCCTAACCTGGCCTCACCGGCTGCCACAGATCTTACAACTGACACCCGCACCCTGGCTCCTAAAGACCTGTCAACGCAAACCTATATTCTCTATTCCAACGTGTTCAATGGCTTTACAGACCAAGAACTTGCCTCTTTGAACAGTGACGGTTGGCAAGTCATCAAAGAACTCCGAAGGGGGCAGGTCTATATGCGTTTGTATCAGAAAAAATAA
- a CDS encoding TetR/AcrR family transcriptional regulator, protein MQHSISKEELLRSAMRFFCANGIKEINYRSILREFSLSPEEFQRFFTDKEDFIRQAVEQYLAEQRETQLALQQHHPHPLAELVVMLRHHILQLQQIHPSFFVQIQYLYPRVWMLYLRHVQIHSYYLFYDLLNKGIEQKYLRPDLNIEIVTKVLLEQINMLLNQSLFPGSRYNLTEVFRGIFRYYLKGISTDKGNLSLENLLCDFNLPAGSERE, encoded by the coding sequence ATGCAGCACTCCATCAGCAAAGAAGAGCTTTTACGCAGCGCCATGCGGTTCTTTTGTGCCAACGGCATAAAGGAAATCAACTACCGAAGCATCCTGCGCGAGTTCTCTCTGAGCCCTGAGGAGTTCCAAAGATTTTTCACCGACAAGGAGGATTTCATACGGCAGGCGGTGGAGCAGTATCTAGCCGAGCAGCGAGAAACCCAACTGGCCTTGCAACAGCACCATCCGCATCCCTTGGCCGAACTGGTGGTCATGCTGCGCCATCACATTCTGCAGCTTCAGCAAATTCATCCCAGCTTTTTCGTTCAGATCCAGTATCTCTACCCGCGCGTCTGGATGCTGTACCTGCGCCACGTGCAAATTCACTCGTACTACCTCTTTTACGACCTGCTCAACAAGGGCATTGAGCAGAAATACCTTCGGCCGGACCTCAACATTGAGATTGTGACCAAGGTCTTGCTGGAGCAGATAAACATGCTCTTAAACCAGAGTCTGTTCCCGGGCAGCCGGTACAACCTCACCGAGGTGTTCAGGGGAATCTTCCGGTACTATTTAAAAGGGATTTCCACGGACAAAGGGAATCTCTCCCTGGAAAATTTGTTATGTGATTTCAACCTCCCCGCTGGGAGCGAGAGAGAATAA
- a CDS encoding TetR/AcrR family transcriptional regulator: MTIKNTVLQEALALLQKEGLHGISEEQLVHRLGISMATFQELFGSKENLVLEVVQYDVQGRKQAHAALFKNESSAVRKLLMVVEHGLQLLRQANPLLIVELIEHYPRAWNVYLDYNSGYSAHLVHDLLNEGVLGGDLRRDINIHLVTKILMEQVAMLVNPAVFPPETYNLGEAFRSIFLYYIRGLCTEEGMKKAEEFFSRTASF, translated from the coding sequence ATGACCATTAAAAACACGGTATTACAAGAAGCCCTGGCCCTTTTACAAAAAGAAGGGCTGCACGGCATTTCTGAGGAGCAGTTGGTTCATCGCCTGGGCATCTCCATGGCTACTTTTCAGGAACTGTTCGGGAGCAAGGAGAACTTGGTGCTGGAGGTGGTGCAGTATGACGTGCAGGGCCGCAAGCAGGCGCATGCCGCCCTTTTCAAAAACGAGTCCTCTGCCGTGAGAAAACTGCTGATGGTGGTGGAACATGGTCTGCAGCTTCTGCGCCAGGCCAACCCGCTCCTCATTGTAGAGCTCATTGAACATTACCCCAGGGCCTGGAACGTCTACCTGGACTATAACAGCGGCTATTCGGCCCATCTGGTGCATGACCTGCTCAATGAAGGCGTGCTGGGCGGTGACCTGCGCCGGGATATCAACATCCATTTGGTGACCAAGATTCTGATGGAGCAGGTGGCCATGCTGGTGAATCCCGCGGTTTTTCCGCCGGAGACCTACAACTTAGGCGAGGCCTTCAGAAGCATATTCCTGTACTACATAAGAGGTTTATGCACAGAAGAAGGCATGAAAAAGGCCGAGGAGTTCTTCAGCCGCACAGCCTCTTTCTAA
- a CDS encoding DUF6952 family protein, giving the protein MKIPAIKQLVETQTLESLRAAEEQLLNEETPAFEIIGEDEGEKLTHVFGAIFILNHMEDKGSDFKTALREFTQKVRVSIN; this is encoded by the coding sequence ATGAAGATACCTGCCATCAAACAACTGGTAGAGACGCAGACCTTAGAGAGCCTGCGCGCCGCCGAAGAGCAATTGTTAAACGAAGAAACCCCGGCCTTTGAGATCATTGGCGAGGACGAAGGCGAGAAACTTACCCATGTCTTTGGGGCCATCTTCATCCTCAACCACATGGAAGACAAGGGCTCAGACTTTAAGACCGCCCTGCGCGAGTTCACCCAGAAAGTGAGAGTCTCCATCAACTAA
- a CDS encoding thioredoxin family protein, protein MAIIQASDADFKNVLEGNERVVVKYYADWCGNCRLFTPKFKRLAANEEFANVAFVDVNAETSPEARKLAGVTNLPFFAVFKNGELVEGSATSKEEYVVEMVRKLA, encoded by the coding sequence ATGGCAATCATACAAGCAAGTGACGCTGATTTTAAAAACGTGCTGGAAGGCAATGAGCGCGTAGTGGTAAAATATTATGCAGACTGGTGTGGCAACTGCCGCCTGTTCACGCCTAAGTTCAAGCGCCTGGCCGCCAATGAAGAGTTTGCCAACGTAGCCTTTGTAGACGTGAACGCTGAAACCAGCCCAGAGGCCCGCAAGCTGGCCGGCGTAACCAACCTGCCCTTCTTTGCGGTGTTCAAGAACGGCGAGCTGGTAGAAGGCTCTGCCACCAGCAAAGAAGAATACGTGGTAGAAATGGTTAGAAAATTAGCGTAA
- a CDS encoding nuclease A inhibitor family protein encodes MSSNYQELEQLSQSLLFISESEYPLEPFALPAGTSGQEASSFLKAIGQPEQTVEEVTVAHFFRNMVRPSEEDAIQNQNAQKFMALQQWLEKNLKDVKVYRLGQTQVQAYVVGQAEDQTWMGVKTTLIET; translated from the coding sequence ATGTCATCTAACTATCAAGAACTTGAGCAATTGAGCCAGAGCCTGTTGTTCATCAGTGAGAGTGAATACCCGCTAGAGCCGTTTGCCTTGCCCGCAGGTACCTCGGGGCAGGAGGCAAGCAGTTTCTTAAAAGCCATAGGTCAGCCAGAACAGACGGTAGAGGAAGTGACGGTGGCGCATTTCTTCCGGAACATGGTACGCCCTTCTGAAGAGGATGCTATACAAAACCAAAACGCCCAGAAGTTCATGGCCCTGCAACAGTGGCTGGAGAAGAATCTAAAGGACGTAAAAGTGTACAGACTAGGTCAGACGCAGGTGCAGGCCTATGTGGTGGGCCAGGCCGAAGACCAAACCTGGATGGGCGTAAAAACCACCTTGATTGAAACCTAA
- a CDS encoding DNA/RNA non-specific endonuclease: MKKFYRPLVLALLVGFSVSCKKEMVEPKNSPVATGTEDATATKDSHLTMGNPSSAGTSYSNYLVSKSQYVMSYNSYRGTPNWVSWHLSSAWVGSTPRQDDFRADTSLPSAFYRVTSSDYTGSGFDRGHNCPSADRTLTVTDNSATFLMSNMIPQASTNNQQTWAGLENYCRNLINAGNELYIIMGSYGVGGTGVNGYKETIAGGKVTVPNRIWKVIVVLPNGTGDAARVTTSTRVIAVNTPNTTSISSTWGSYRTTVDAIEAATGYNILSNVSSTVQATIEARVDSGPTQ, from the coding sequence ATGAAAAAATTTTATCGTCCGTTGGTACTGGCTTTGCTGGTAGGTTTTAGTGTGTCCTGTAAGAAGGAAATGGTAGAGCCCAAAAATTCCCCCGTGGCGACGGGGACTGAAGATGCTACCGCCACCAAAGACTCACACCTCACTATGGGCAATCCCAGCAGTGCAGGCACCAGCTATAGCAATTACCTGGTGAGCAAATCACAGTACGTTATGTCCTACAACAGCTACCGCGGCACGCCCAACTGGGTAAGCTGGCACCTGAGCAGCGCCTGGGTAGGCAGCACCCCGCGCCAGGATGATTTCAGGGCAGACACCTCCCTGCCAAGCGCTTTCTACCGAGTAACTTCTTCTGACTACACCGGTAGCGGTTTTGACCGGGGCCACAACTGCCCATCAGCAGACCGTACCTTGACTGTGACGGACAATTCTGCCACGTTCCTGATGTCCAACATGATTCCGCAGGCGAGTACTAACAACCAGCAGACCTGGGCCGGCCTGGAGAACTACTGCCGTAACTTGATCAATGCCGGAAACGAGTTGTACATCATCATGGGTAGCTATGGCGTGGGCGGTACTGGCGTGAATGGCTACAAAGAAACCATTGCCGGCGGCAAAGTGACCGTGCCTAACCGTATCTGGAAGGTGATAGTGGTGTTGCCTAACGGAACCGGTGACGCAGCCCGCGTGACTACCAGCACCCGCGTCATTGCCGTGAACACGCCTAACACCACCAGCATAAGCAGCACGTGGGGTTCTTACCGCACCACGGTAGACGCTATTGAGGCCGCTACGGGATACAACATTTTGTCTAACGTGTCCTCCACGGTACAAGCCACCATTGAGGCCCGCGTAGATTCTGGTCCAACCCAATAA